From Glycine soja cultivar W05 chromosome 4, ASM419377v2, whole genome shotgun sequence, the proteins below share one genomic window:
- the LOC114410704 gene encoding uncharacterized protein LOC114410704 — translation MPQFDKFTYFTQFFWSCLFLFTFYIPIKDGDGVLGISRILKQPNRLVSNRGNKRRRNDPKSLEDIFRKGFSTGVSYLYSSLFEVSKWCNAVDLLGKRRKITLSINPVLVLAQCFSICLFLLNSDSATLCDGVGVYGPPSPLTVGNEMLAPLIDPPEIDLPPAPQIPTLRTPLIPDLIRRDELYARFSVNTIGENPTLRRMTETLAHQTEIERLIKETLKSLKMFH, via the coding sequence ATGCCTCAATTTGATAAATTCACTTATTTCACACAATTTTTCTGGTCATGCCTTTTCCTCTTTACTTTTTATATTCCCATCAAAGATGGAGATGGAGTACTTGGGATCAGTAGAATTCTAAAACAACCCAACCGACTGGTTTCAAACCGGGGgaacaaaagaaggagaaatGACCCCAAGAGTTTGGAAGATATCTTTAGAAAAGGTTTTAGCACCGGTGTATCCTATTTGTACTCTAGTTTATTCGAAGTATCAAAATGGTGTAACGCCGTCGACTTATTGGGAAAAAGGAGGAAAATCACTCTTAGTATAAACCCGGTTTTGGTTCTCGCCCAGTGCTTTTCGATTTGTTTAtttctattgaattctgattcCGCTACCTTATGCGATGGGGTAGGAGTGTACGGACCGCCGTCCCCGCTGACTGTGGGTAACGAGATGCTAGCACCTTTAATAGATCCACCAGAGATAGATCTTCCGCCCGCCCCACAAATTCCCACATTAAGGACCCCACTAATTCCCGACCTTATACGTCGGGATGAACTATACGCCCGGTTTTCGGTCAATACGATAGGGGAAAATCCTACCCTGCGTAGGATGACCGAAACTCTGGCGCATCAAACGGAAATAGAAAGACTAATTAAAgaaacattgaagtctttgaaaatgtttcACTAA